From the Octopus sinensis linkage group LG3, ASM634580v1, whole genome shotgun sequence genome, the window AGATTCCATATTGGCGGCACAAGACCAAAGATTGCTTATCAAAATCTACCTGGCTACAGTTCTTCAAAACGGTTTTGACTCTACACCTTTGAcaaaacaatagaccatctcgtctaagaagaagaagaagaagaagagggaggagtaggacaagaagacgaagaagaagaagaagaagaagaagaagaatagtgttAAGGACCAACTATGAGAAATGCAGAGCGTGTGATGAGAGGGGTGAAACAGTTGGTACATCGTCAGTGAaagcccgaaattggcacaatgaGATACACAGGGTGACATGCCAATGTGGCAAGACTGTTCCGTTggaagctctgtggaaatcacggcctacaaagatcAAATACGTGTTATGTGCAAACCCCAGAAAGTGTCACAGAGAAGGAGAATTTCAAAAtcttgtgggatgcaatgattcagggAGATCACGTGACCGAACATCGGAAACCAGATTGTTGTGgtgaaaaaacgaaaaagaacatgcatgataattgACATAacatgccccggtgacaacaggatgaaggagaaagaaggaaaaataaataactatgacgatttgaagtttGAAATACGAAGgttggtcaatgaggagagtagaggtgataccaatagcaattggtgcacttggaagtaccAGCACTCAACCACGAACATAGCTCAAAAAGACTGATGCAAGTACGTTGGCAGAACACCtataaaaatcagcattgcttggaaatgCGAGAATTCtgcgcagggttcttgaagcatgactagtaaacaagtgccaccttagtctgctggctgtggacagctgacactttgtATTATATCCAGCAAAATAAGGTGTGTTTTCATCACCCGAAAGAGGTTGTCTGGTGGACGAGGCTGAACAGATTGAGGACAGAAACGTTCCTGCCTAATAAAGCACTCATCGacattttcaagtttcacttgaagacGAAAGTGAAATCCATACGGCTGTGCTCACACCTActacccacatccttagaaaaatccTATGCATTTAAATGTATACTTTTAaactcccttttactcttttacttgtttcagtcatttaattgtggccatgctggagcaccgcctttagtcgagcaaatcgacacgaggacttattctttgtaagcctagtacttattctgtcgaaccgctaagttaaacaccagcatctgttttcatgcgatgttgagggaacaaacacggacgcacaaacgtatacacacacatatatatatgcatatatacgacgggcttctttcagtttctgtctatcaaatccactcgcaaggctttggtcggcccgaggctatagtagaagacatttgcccaaggtaccacgcagtgagactgaacccggaacaatgtggttggtaagcaagttacttaccacacagccactaccacgCCTGTCTCTGTTATCTTACATAAGGATAATTCACTATCTTCCCCCCTCCCGATCGTTCAACATATCTTACTCTACACTCGCCCCAGGACGCTGGGTatgtctcggcaagtgactgtaacaaagtggcagattaaaagtaataatGACACTAATAATTCGTACTATTAAAGGCACAACACCAAAAATTTGGGGGAGATGgatagtcgattacgtcgacctcggcggaatttgaactcagaatgtagcgacagatgaaatacaccaaagcatttcactcggtgttctaatgattctgccagctcaccaccttacatataacaataagaataataatgcttatgattattattattattattgttgacgttatagttattattatagttgctgttgttattattactattactattattattgttgttgttattaatatttttatttatattattatcattattattactattactattattattattattattatcatcattattattattattattattattattattattattgctattattatcattattattactattattattattattattactattattattgtcattattattattgctattaatattgtcattattattattgctaattttatcgttattattatcattattattattattattattgctattattatcattattattactattattattattattattattattattattattactattattattgtcattattattattgctattaatattgtcattattattattgctaattttatcg encodes:
- the LOC115209278 gene encoding uncharacterized protein DDB_G0292186-like; translated protein: NNNNNINNNNNNNNNNNNNNNNNRRNNNNNNNNNNNNNNNNNNNNNNNNDNNNSNNNNNKSNNNNNNNDNNNNNNNNSNNNKNSNNNNNSNNDNNSNNINNNNSNNNNHNNNNNHNNNDNNNNNNNNDKISNNNNDNINSNNNNDNNNSNNNNNNNNNNNSNNNDNNSNNNNNNNDNNNDKISNNNNDNINSNNNNDNNNSNNNNNNSNNNDNNSNNNNNNNNNNNNDDNNNNNNSNSNNNDNNINKNINNNNNNNSNSNNNNSNYNNNYNVNN